A window of Campylobacter ureolyticus contains these coding sequences:
- a CDS encoding ApeP family dehydratase: MSFDIKINQNLENLLPHSGVMILVDEMIFVSESEIKTKSVIKDSPFLRNGKFYTYGLIEIMAQSLGLYKSYHDKTNSKDLAFLIGCRKFQIFKPFLKIADEVLTYAKLSMQDESGFGVYDCECSVGDLLIAKATISVFNPDKEKLVEIKNA; encoded by the coding sequence ATGAGTTTTGATATTAAAATAAATCAAAATTTAGAAAATTTATTACCTCATAGTGGGGTTATGATTTTAGTTGATGAGATGATTTTTGTAAGTGAAAGTGAAATTAAAACAAAAAGCGTTATTAAAGATTCTCCATTTTTAAGAAATGGTAAGTTTTATACTTATGGGTTAATTGAGATAATGGCACAAAGTCTTGGGTTATACAAAAGCTATCACGATAAAACAAATTCAAAAGATTTAGCATTTTTAATAGGATGTAGAAAATTTCAAATTTTTAAACCATTTTTAAAAATAGCGGATGAGGTATTAACATATGCAAAACTTTCAATGCAAGATGAGAGTGGATTTGGAGTTTATGATTGTGAGTGTAGTGTAGGGGATTTATTAATTGCAAAAGCAACTATTAGTGTGTTTAACCCAGATAAAGAAAAATTAGTGGAGATAAAAAATGCATAA
- a CDS encoding RNA-binding domain-containing protein encodes MNKYIESETLELKEKYTDTIAKEIVSFLNTTGGTILIGVKDNGTVIGVNKIDEVLRKISDIITSQIEPNSQDEIKSDLQFDEGKTIIAIHINKGRHHIYCQKKYGFSSTGCTIRIGTTCKEMTTEQIKIRYEKKFIDNEYMLKKKSNSSDLSFRELKIYYSEKNYHLENKSFETNLNLRNEAGEYNLLAELLSDKNNIPFIFVKFQGQNKASISERSDYGYGCILTTYGKIKNRLKAENICISDTTVRPRKDTYLFDFDCVNEAILNALVHNDWTITEPQISMFNDRLDILSHGGLPDGMTKEQFFDGISKPRNATLMRIFLNMGLTEHTGHRIPTIVEKYGKDVFEIESNYIRCTIPFNQEVVDQIDNKNVGLNIGLNIGLNVGLNVGLNKTEKKVIELLIEDPSLTSIELSEKIGVTKRTVERVFKPLQEKKMIERIGSKRDGNWIVVG; translated from the coding sequence ATGAACAAATATATTGAATCAGAGACATTAGAGTTAAAAGAAAAATATACTGATACAATTGCAAAAGAAATAGTATCTTTTCTTAATACTACTGGAGGAACAATTCTTATTGGTGTAAAAGATAATGGGACTGTAATTGGTGTGAACAAAATTGATGAAGTTCTTAGAAAAATTTCCGATATCATAACAAGCCAAATTGAACCGAATTCTCAAGATGAAATTAAATCAGATCTTCAATTTGATGAAGGAAAAACTATCATTGCAATTCATATAAATAAAGGTCGTCATCATATTTATTGCCAAAAGAAATATGGATTCTCTTCTACTGGATGCACAATACGAATCGGAACAACCTGTAAAGAGATGACAACGGAACAGATAAAAATTAGATATGAGAAAAAATTTATAGATAATGAATACATGCTTAAGAAAAAATCAAATTCATCAGATTTATCGTTTAGGGAACTTAAGATATATTATTCAGAAAAAAATTATCACTTGGAAAATAAATCTTTTGAAACGAATTTGAATTTAAGGAATGAAGCTGGAGAATATAATTTATTGGCAGAACTATTATCCGATAAAAATAATATTCCCTTTATTTTTGTGAAATTCCAAGGACAGAATAAAGCTTCTATATCTGAAAGAAGCGATTATGGTTATGGATGCATATTAACGACTTATGGAAAAATAAAAAACAGATTGAAGGCTGAAAATATATGTATTTCTGATACTACAGTTAGACCAAGAAAAGACACCTATTTATTTGATTTTGACTGTGTAAATGAGGCAATTTTAAATGCTTTAGTTCATAACGATTGGACAATCACTGAACCACAGATTTCAATGTTTAATGATAGGCTCGATATATTATCACATGGTGGGCTTCCTGATGGAATGACAAAAGAACAATTTTTTGATGGAATAAGCAAGCCTAGAAACGCAACATTGATGAGGATATTTTTAAATATGGGACTTACTGAACACACCGGACATAGAATTCCAACGATTGTAGAAAAATATGGTAAAGACGTTTTTGAAATTGAAAGCAACTATATTAGATGTACTATTCCTTTTAATCAAGAAGTAGTTGACCAAATAGACAATAAAAATGTCGGTTTGAATATCGGTTTGAATATCGGTTTGAATGTCGGTTTGAATGTCGGTTTGAATAAGACCGAGAAGAAAGTGATTGAACTTCTGATAGAAGATCCAAGCCTAACATCAATTGAACTTTCAGAAAAAATAGGTGTAACAAAGAGGACTGTTGAAAGAGTATTTAAGCCTTTACAAGAAAAGAAAATGATAGAAAGAATTGGATCCAAGCGTGATGGAAATTGGATTGTTGTGGGATGA
- a CDS encoding NAD(P)/FAD-dependent oxidoreductase, whose amino-acid sequence MREFDILVIGAGPSGAISSSLLNKYGFKVLCVDKEKFPRFVIGESLLPYCMTFLKEANLLEIVEKAGFQYKNGAAFSCGDNYTYVDFCDKFTPGFGTTFQVKRADFDKLLIEEVQNQGVKVEFDTEVQDIKFHQNFSLVKTQNDEIKTKFIVDASGYGRVLPRLLNLEEKSTLSSKKAYFTHIKDNISEPLYDRNKILITTHPKNKEIWYWLIPFSDGTCSIGVVAEDRYLNIGLNDKETLKKHVYDAPMLKRLLKDAQWLKDARTIEGYSKNVSKLYGDKFILLGNAGEFLDPVFSSGITIAFKSASLAAKCINKKLKNKSVDFQKEYADELMLGVNCFRTYVEGWYSGIFQDVIYSKNQNYDIKRKISSVLAGYAWDMNNPFVVRSNEALKAVYEYC is encoded by the coding sequence GTGAGAGAATTTGATATATTAGTAATTGGAGCTGGTCCTAGTGGAGCAATTTCAAGTTCCTTGCTAAACAAGTATGGTTTTAAAGTTTTATGCGTTGATAAAGAGAAATTTCCAAGATTTGTAATAGGAGAGAGTCTTCTTCCTTATTGTATGACCTTTTTAAAAGAGGCAAATTTATTAGAAATAGTTGAAAAAGCAGGGTTTCAGTATAAAAATGGCGCAGCTTTTAGTTGTGGAGATAACTACACTTATGTTGATTTTTGTGATAAATTTACACCTGGTTTTGGAACAACATTTCAGGTTAAAAGAGCCGATTTTGATAAGCTTTTAATAGAAGAAGTTCAAAATCAAGGTGTAAAAGTTGAGTTTGATACAGAGGTTCAAGATATTAAATTTCATCAAAACTTTTCCTTGGTAAAAACTCAAAATGACGAAATAAAGACTAAATTTATAGTTGATGCAAGTGGATATGGAAGAGTTTTGCCAAGACTTTTAAATTTAGAAGAAAAAAGCACACTAAGTAGCAAAAAAGCATATTTTACACATATTAAAGACAATATCTCTGAACCACTTTATGATAGAAATAAAATTCTAATAACAACTCATCCAAAAAATAAAGAGATTTGGTATTGGCTTATCCCTTTTAGTGATGGAACTTGCAGTATCGGTGTTGTTGCAGAAGATAGATATTTAAATATTGGATTGAATGATAAAGAAACTTTAAAAAAACATGTTTATGACGCGCCGATGTTAAAAAGACTTTTAAAAGATGCTCAGTGGCTTAAGGATGCAAGGACAATTGAAGGTTATTCTAAAAATGTTAGCAAGCTTTATGGTGATAAATTTATTCTTTTAGGAAATGCTGGAGAGTTTTTAGATCCTGTTTTTAGCAGTGGAATTACAATTGCTTTTAAATCAGCTAGTTTAGCCGCAAAGTGTATAAATAAAAAATTAAAAAATAAAAGTGTTGATTTTCAAAAAGAGTATGCTGATGAATTAATGCTTGGAGTAAATTGTTTTAGAACCTATGTTGAGGGTTGGTATAGCGGAATTTTTCAAGATGTGATTTACTCTAAAAATCAAAATTATGATATAAAAAGAAAAATAAGTTCAGTTTTAGCTGGTTATGCTTGGGACATGAACAACCCATTTGTTGTAAGATCAAATGAGGCATTAAAAGCTGTTTATGAGTATTGTTAG
- the guaA gene encoding glutamine-hydrolyzing GMP synthase, producing the protein MKTADIIILDFGSQYTQLIARRLREQGVYAELLPFDAKLGVIKEKKPKGIILSGGPASVYAKDAYFCDEGIFELGLPILGICYGMQLIAHKFGGSVVPAASKEYGKAEISLTCESDLFKDTPKDQVVWMSHADKVEALPSNFKLLAKTKSSEFCAYADEKAKIYALQFHPEVAHSEFGDAILKNFAKFICGCESTWNMGSFAKNECEKIKNLVGEDKILCAVSGGVDSSVVAALLAHAVPKNLIVVFVDNGLLRDGEAKQVSDTFKTKLGIDLISIDASKIFLERLSGVIEPEVKRKIIGNTFIEIFEEEAKKHKDVKYLAQGTLYSDVIESSSFGGVSKTIKSHHNVGGLPEHMKFELIEPLREIFKDEVRALGLELGLSRDLVFRHPFPGPGLAIRIMGEVTNERLELLRKADVVLRQELKSSGWYEKTWQAFCVLLNVNSVGVMGDNRTYENAVCVRVVDASDGMTASFSKLPYELLENISRRIINEVNGINRVVYDISSKPPATIEWE; encoded by the coding sequence GAAGATTAAGAGAGCAAGGTGTTTATGCTGAGCTTTTGCCGTTTGATGCAAAACTAGGTGTCATAAAAGAAAAAAAGCCAAAAGGCATTATTCTAAGTGGCGGACCAGCAAGCGTTTATGCAAAGGATGCGTATTTTTGTGATGAAGGAATTTTTGAGCTTGGATTGCCAATTTTGGGAATTTGTTATGGAATGCAGTTAATTGCTCATAAATTTGGTGGAAGTGTTGTTCCAGCAGCAAGCAAAGAGTATGGAAAAGCTGAAATTTCTCTTACTTGTGAAAGTGATCTTTTTAAAGATACGCCTAAAGATCAGGTTGTTTGGATGAGTCATGCAGATAAAGTTGAAGCACTTCCTTCAAATTTCAAACTATTAGCCAAGACAAAAAGCAGTGAATTTTGTGCATACGCAGATGAAAAAGCCAAAATTTATGCTTTGCAATTTCATCCAGAAGTTGCTCACAGTGAGTTTGGCGATGCAATCCTTAAGAACTTTGCTAAATTTATATGTGGTTGTGAAAGCACTTGGAATATGGGGAGTTTTGCCAAAAATGAGTGTGAGAAAATCAAAAATCTAGTTGGTGAAGATAAAATTTTATGTGCAGTAAGTGGCGGCGTGGATAGCTCAGTCGTTGCAGCACTTTTGGCTCATGCAGTCCCTAAAAACCTTATAGTTGTTTTTGTTGATAATGGGCTTTTAAGAGATGGCGAAGCAAAGCAAGTAAGTGATACATTTAAAACAAAGCTTGGAATCGATCTAATAAGCATAGATGCAAGTAAAATTTTTCTAGAAAGATTAAGTGGTGTTATAGAGCCAGAAGTTAAAAGAAAAATTATAGGAAATACCTTTATAGAGATATTTGAAGAAGAGGCTAAAAAGCATAAAGATGTAAAATATCTAGCTCAGGGGACACTTTATAGCGATGTTATAGAAAGCAGTAGTTTTGGTGGAGTTAGTAAAACTATTAAAAGTCATCACAATGTTGGCGGACTTCCTGAACATATGAAATTTGAATTAATTGAACCTTTAAGGGAAATTTTTAAAGATGAAGTTAGAGCTTTAGGACTTGAGCTTGGGCTTAGTCGTGATTTAGTTTTTAGGCATCCATTCCCTGGACCTGGGCTTGCAATTAGAATAATGGGAGAGGTTACAAACGAAAGACTTGAACTTTTGAGAAAAGCAGATGTTGTATTAAGACAAGAGCTTAAATCAAGTGGTTGGTATGAGAAAACTTGGCAAGCATTTTGTGTACTGCTAAATGTAAATTCTGTAGGAGTTATGGGTGATAATAGGACTTATGAAAATGCAGTTTGTGTCCGTGTAGTTGATGCAAGTGATGGAATGACTGCAAGTTTTTCAAAGCTTCCATATGAATTGCTTGAAAATATAAGCCGCCGCATCATAAACGAAGTAAATGGTATCAATCGTGTAGTTTATGATATTTCAAGCAAGCCACCAGCAACTATTGAGTGGGAGTAA
- a CDS encoding arginase family protein, protein MTIGGNCIVSLVPFDYLHGRYEGLGIIWIDAHADVSKVEDGYPNAHAMVLGSLMGHGAKQLSAQMENKAFKPNEIFYIGLQPLHGCQEKFLNDMGVDYKIQEKEFVSNDAILSFMNKFDHILVHFDIDVLDERFFHSTYFANPNAGGDGAGGGKMTIEKLTKILELITENTDVVGFTVAEYLPFDEHRLHKMFSKIKLFTE, encoded by the coding sequence ATTACAATTGGTGGCAACTGTATTGTTTCGCTAGTTCCATTTGATTATTTGCATGGTCGTTATGAAGGCTTAGGAATTATTTGGATTGATGCTCATGCTGATGTATCTAAGGTGGAAGATGGATATCCAAATGCCCATGCTATGGTGCTTGGAAGTTTAATGGGACATGGCGCAAAACAACTTAGTGCTCAAATGGAAAATAAGGCGTTTAAGCCAAACGAAATATTTTATATTGGACTTCAGCCTCTCCACGGTTGTCAGGAAAAATTTTTAAATGATATGGGAGTGGATTATAAAATCCAGGAAAAAGAATTTGTTTCTAATGATGCTATTTTATCATTTATGAACAAATTTGATCATATCTTAGTCCATTTTGATATAGATGTTCTTGATGAGCGTTTCTTTCATTCAACATATTTTGCCAATCCTAACGCAGGAGGAGATGGGGCAGGTGGTGGAAAAATGACAATAGAAAAATTAACAAAAATTCTAGAGCTAATTACAGAAAATACAGATGTCGTTGGCTTTACCGTTGCAGAATATTTGCCATTTGATGAGCATAGACTACATAAAATGTTTTCAAAAATAAAGCTTTTTACTGAGTGA
- a CDS encoding beta-ketoacyl synthase N-terminal-like domain-containing protein, producing MKIYISKPAILTGIGNEKDIINASLNNKTSLHKESFLNKEFMVSKIKEKLEKIPNSFDSSMHSRTNEIALNTVLKIKDEINKTIKKYGKNNIGVVVATTTSGVDENFKIFKKGEFDRSKFEIEKNALYNPSEFIKTLFDLNNISYTISTACTSGLKAINEGVNLIKSGICKAAIVGGVDSLNALTLFGFDSLSILSDEKCMPFSKDRKGTNLGEGACFMLLDKEQVSPFLIKSFSSNCDAFHITTPRNDGFFQAKLIKDALKTANLNEVDYINLHATGTLANDEMESNAINLTLPNTPASGIKQIIGHTLGAAGAIEIGICLELLSEENILPFHNIEKIDENLPKFNLLKTPIKNKIKNAMSLSFAFGGDNAAMIVGLEK from the coding sequence TTGAAAATTTATATCTCAAAGCCGGCAATTTTAACAGGAATTGGTAATGAAAAAGATATAATTAATGCATCTTTAAATAATAAAACTTCACTGCATAAAGAAAGTTTTTTAAATAAAGAGTTTATGGTTTCTAAAATAAAAGAAAAACTTGAAAAAATTCCAAATTCATTTGATAGCTCAATGCACTCAAGAACTAATGAAATAGCACTTAATACAGTTTTGAAAATAAAAGATGAGATTAATAAAACTATAAAAAAATATGGAAAAAACAATATTGGAGTTGTTGTAGCTACAACAACAAGCGGTGTTGATGAAAATTTTAAGATTTTCAAAAAAGGGGAGTTTGATAGATCTAAATTTGAAATAGAAAAAAATGCACTTTATAATCCAAGTGAGTTTATAAAAACTCTTTTTGACTTAAATAATATAAGCTATACTATTTCTACTGCATGTACTTCTGGTCTTAAAGCTATAAATGAAGGTGTAAATTTAATAAAATCTGGTATTTGTAAAGCTGCTATTGTTGGTGGAGTTGATAGTTTAAATGCACTTACTTTGTTTGGTTTTGATAGTTTGTCTATTTTATCAGATGAAAAATGTATGCCTTTTTCAAAAGATAGAAAAGGTACAAATTTAGGCGAGGGTGCTTGTTTTATGCTGCTTGATAAAGAACAAGTAAGTCCATTTTTAATAAAAAGTTTTTCCAGCAATTGTGATGCTTTTCATATAACAACTCCAAGAAATGATGGCTTTTTTCAAGCAAAACTTATAAAAGATGCTCTAAAAACAGCAAATTTGAACGAAGTTGATTATATAAATCTACATGCAACTGGAACATTAGCAAACGATGAAATGGAGAGTAATGCGATAAATTTAACACTGCCAAATACACCAGCAAGTGGAATAAAACAAATAATTGGACATACTTTAGGTGCAGCTGGTGCGATAGAAATAGGAATTTGTCTAGAGCTTTTATCTGAGGAAAATATTTTACCTTTTCACAATATAGAAAAAATTGATGAAAATTTACCTAAATTTAATCTTTTAAAAACTCCAATTAAAAATAAAATAAAAAATGCTATGAGTTTATCTTTTGCTTTTGGTGGAGACAATGCTGCAATGATAGTAGGGCTAGAAAAATGA
- a CDS encoding DUF4435 domain-containing protein, whose protein sequence is MLFDILGSRKNILFVEGEENSFDSQLYSILYPDYFIIPCGSCMQVIMRTKSFNSTQKIHNNNVYGIIDRDFRTEVEINKLEKDNIYTLKVSEVENLFIIEELISFLANHLGKNFSDVFSDINDYIIKQRFGNQICSQVKKNVVSQIKHKLSIVEISEINTKESFTNAIENINADSIYEETLNSYKEALMSNNYNKVLEIFNEKGLAKSIGHHLSIKDNDYLNTVISILRNKERNEVLEIFKNYIPKLQN, encoded by the coding sequence TTGCTATTTGATATTTTAGGGTCACGTAAAAATATTTTGTTTGTAGAAGGAGAAGAGAATAGTTTTGATAGTCAATTATATTCTATCTTATACCCAGACTATTTTATTATTCCTTGTGGAAGCTGTATGCAAGTTATTATGAGAACAAAATCTTTTAATTCAACCCAAAAGATTCATAATAATAACGTTTATGGAATAATTGACCGCGACTTTAGGACAGAGGTTGAAATAAATAAATTAGAAAAAGATAATATTTATACATTAAAGGTCTCAGAAGTGGAAAATTTATTTATTATAGAAGAACTGATCAGTTTTTTAGCAAATCATTTAGGTAAGAATTTTAGTGATGTTTTTAGTGATATTAATGATTATATAATTAAGCAAAGATTTGGTAATCAAATTTGTAGTCAGGTTAAGAAAAATGTAGTATCTCAGATAAAACATAAATTATCTATAGTTGAAATTTCTGAGATTAATACAAAAGAAAGTTTTACTAATGCTATTGAAAATATAAATGCTGATAGTATTTATGAAGAAACATTAAACTCATATAAAGAAGCATTGATGAGTAATAATTACAATAAAGTGTTAGAGATATTTAATGAAAAGGGATTAGCTAAGTCAATAGGTCATCATCTTAGTATAAAAGACAATGATTACTTAAATACAGTTATTTCTATTTTGCGAAATAAGGAACGTAATGAAGTATTAGAGATATTCAAAAATTATATACCGAAATTACAAAATTAA
- the fabG gene encoding 3-oxoacyl-ACP reductase FabG has product MHKVLITGSSRGIGEEIARKLKNSGYEVVLHGRSKSEKLLSLADELKASYITFDVSNYEEAKEALSKFQEPFYGIVLNAGITKDGTFAGLSYDEWKSVIDTNLGSFYNVLNPLIMPMARAKKGRIVVISSVSGVLGNRGQSNYAASKAGLIGAAKSLAIELASRNITVNVIAPGLIETDMIDENLPLDEIKKAIPMRRFGKTKDISGLVNFLLSDEASYITRQVVGVNGGMI; this is encoded by the coding sequence ATGCATAAAGTTTTAATAACTGGATCAAGCAGGGGTATAGGTGAAGAAATTGCTAGAAAGCTAAAAAATAGTGGCTATGAAGTTGTTTTGCATGGAAGAAGCAAGAGTGAAAAGCTATTAAGTTTAGCAGATGAATTAAAAGCTAGTTATATAACTTTTGATGTTTCTAACTACGAAGAGGCAAAAGAAGCTTTGAGTAAATTTCAAGAGCCATTTTATGGTATCGTCTTAAATGCAGGAATTACGAAAGATGGCACCTTTGCAGGGCTTAGTTACGATGAGTGGAAAAGTGTTATTGATACAAATTTAGGCAGTTTTTACAATGTTTTAAATCCACTTATCATGCCAATGGCAAGGGCTAAAAAAGGAAGAATTGTTGTTATTAGCTCAGTTAGTGGAGTTTTGGGCAATCGTGGTCAGAGTAACTATGCTGCAAGCAAAGCAGGCTTAATAGGTGCTGCAAAGTCTTTGGCGATTGAACTTGCAAGTAGAAATATAACTGTCAATGTTATCGCTCCTGGACTTATAGAAACTGATATGATAGATGAAAATTTGCCACTTGATGAGATAAAAAAGGCTATCCCTATGAGAAGATTTGGAAAAACAAAAGATATTAGTGGTTTGGTAAATTTTTTGTTAAGCGATGAGGCAAGCTATATAACAAGGCAAGTCGTTGGTGTAAATGGTGGAATGATATAA
- a CDS encoding 4'-phosphopantetheinyl transferase superfamily protein, producing the protein MKINLYFSSKKKRISFKNLSKKDKRRVKNSPNLLNNSNFISSRWLKFDHKKRKFCISHKNGFSVLATFDKKIAIDMEIYKKRDFIKVVDFCFDKNEKKYFYNSSNQKLAFYKIFTTKEAIIKLKNLGFENFEDISYFDKNITKFHILLNGFFITIVF; encoded by the coding sequence ATGAAAATAAATCTTTATTTCAGTAGCAAAAAAAAGAGAATTTCTTTTAAAAATTTAAGTAAAAAAGATAAGCGAAGAGTAAAAAATTCTCCAAATTTATTAAATAATTCAAATTTTATCTCATCGAGGTGGTTAAAATTTGACCATAAAAAAAGAAAATTTTGCATTTCTCATAAAAATGGTTTTAGTGTTTTAGCAACATTTGATAAAAAAATTGCCATAGATATGGAAATTTATAAAAAAAGAGATTTTATAAAAGTAGTTGATTTTTGTTTTGATAAAAATGAAAAAAAATATTTTTATAACTCATCAAACCAAAAACTTGCTTTTTATAAAATTTTTACAACCAAAGAGGCTATTATAAAACTTAAAAATTTAGGCTTTGAAAATTTTGAAGATATTAGCTATTTTGATAAAAATATAACCAAATTTCATATTTTATTGAATGGTTTTTTTATAACAATTGTATTTTAA
- a CDS encoding AAA family ATPase: MLKNLKSYKYNLPKTNGGIEEHTINNNSVIIIGANGSGKSKLGAWIEDQDPDIVHRIGAQRNLNFNPNLPLSNYDDAKNKIIYGTDDEDTVKRRDKSFRWNWGKSKTTKLIDDFDDVLAALIAMYHNETSEYFKICKKAEKNNLVKPKTPLTVIDKLMEIWNSIFPQRNLLFEDSKFYAHEEIKPSEKYSASQMSDGERAVLYLASQVLAIPENKTLIIDEPEIHLHGTIMNKLWESLEDYRSDCLFIYITHDTNLLLLIKIQKRYG; this comes from the coding sequence ATGTTGAAGAATTTGAAAAGTTATAAATATAATCTACCTAAAACTAATGGTGGTATTGAAGAACACACAATAAATAATAATTCAGTAATAATTATAGGAGCAAATGGTAGTGGGAAAAGCAAATTAGGAGCGTGGATAGAAGATCAAGATCCTGATATTGTTCACCGAATTGGAGCTCAAAGAAATCTTAATTTTAATCCTAATCTACCACTTAGTAATTATGATGATGCAAAGAATAAAATAATTTACGGAACAGATGATGAGGATACCGTTAAAAGACGTGATAAAAGTTTTAGATGGAATTGGGGAAAATCTAAAACTACTAAGCTAATTGATGATTTTGATGATGTCTTAGCAGCTTTAATAGCAATGTATCACAATGAGACATCAGAATACTTTAAAATTTGTAAAAAAGCAGAAAAAAACAATTTGGTTAAGCCAAAAACTCCTTTGACTGTTATAGATAAACTAATGGAAATATGGAATAGTATATTTCCACAAAGAAATCTTCTGTTTGAAGATTCTAAGTTTTATGCCCATGAAGAAATCAAGCCTTCAGAAAAGTATTCTGCAAGTCAAATGAGTGACGGAGAAAGAGCAGTATTATACTTGGCCTCACAAGTTTTAGCTATTCCTGAAAATAAAACACTGATAATTGACGAACCTGAAATACATCTTCATGGTACAATAATGAATAAGCTATGGGAAAGCCTAGAAGACTATCGCTCTGATTGTTTATTTATTTATATAACACATGATACAAATTTGCTGCTTCTCATAAAAATTCAGAAAAGATATGGATAA
- a CDS encoding helix-turn-helix transcriptional regulator, whose product MKGGMYFMELGNQIKYYRSEKELSQEELADRLYVSRQTISNWENNKNYPDINSIVLLSEVFEISIDNLS is encoded by the coding sequence TTGAAGGGAGGTATGTATTTTATGGAACTTGGCAATCAAATTAAATATTACAGAAGCGAAAAAGAACTATCTCAGGAAGAACTTGCAGATAGATTATATGTTTCAAGACAAACTATTTCGAATTGGGAAAACAATAAAAATTATCCTGACATAAACAGCATTGTATTACTAAGTGAAGTTTTTGAAATATCAATTGATAATTTAAGTTAG
- a CDS encoding HpaII family restriction endonuclease, translating to MAETILYFYRNGFCNCIDMVKKLEVENPMNYGNVNANRYKFKKFLTAVALGMKPATIWDGIDEANGGYIIITKQGDILAYHIYNRNYFEEYLLNNTKYETASTSRHDFGKVYSEDGEDFIKLNLQIRFR from the coding sequence ATTGCAGAAACTATTTTATATTTTTACAGGAATGGATTCTGTAATTGCATAGATATGGTAAAGAAGCTGGAAGTTGAAAATCCAATGAATTATGGAAATGTTAATGCCAATAGGTATAAATTTAAAAAGTTTTTAACAGCAGTGGCGCTAGGTATGAAACCAGCAACAATTTGGGATGGTATTGATGAAGCTAATGGAGGATATATAATTATAACCAAACAAGGGGATATATTAGCATATCATATTTATAATCGCAATTATTTTGAAGAATATTTACTTAATAATACAAAATATGAAACAGCATCCACATCAAGACATGATTTTGGAAAAGTTTATAGTGAGGATGGAGAAGATTTTATTAAGTTAAATCTTCAAATTAGGTTTAGATAA